From Chloracidobacterium thermophilum B:
GCGCTCCGTGAAATCCGCTTCGCCATTGACCGCTACAAGGAGTTCAATGACCAGACCGGTGGGCAACGTATTCCGGTCGAGCTGCGTACGCCGAGCGGCTACCCCAAAAACCTGGAAGTGCTCTATGAAGGGTTCGTCCCGGTCGGCAACGTGGATGGCAGGAAAATCTTTTTCCTGCGGCGGCTTCCGATTGATCCGATGACAGGCAAAGCCGACTGGCAAACCCGCAGTTCACAGGATGACCCGGATTTTGCACTTTCCTTGGGGGATGATGTGTTTGATGTCCGGTCGCGTTCGACGGCTACGGCCCTGGATGGAACACGCTATGACGAGTGGTAAGGAGGAAGCTGGTTTGAAAGGAACCTGTACAGAGGGTGCTTCGGGACACCTGTGGGCAAGACGTGACCGGGGTTTCACCATACTGGAACTGGTCATCGTCATGACCATCATGTCCATCCTGCTGACGGTGAGCATTCCCATCTACCGCACTCTTCTGGTACGGGCGCGGGAGACGGTTCTGCGCGAAAATCTTTTCAAGATGCGCGATGCCATCAACCGCTACACCTACGACAAAAACCGCGCGCCGCAAACCCTGAGCGATCTCGCAAGTGCCAAGTATCTGCGCGAAATCCCGATTGACCCCATCACCCAGAGCCGTGATACCTGGGTGGTGCGTCTGGAAGATGAGCCGGTCGTCCCTTCAGCGCCACGGGGCATTGTGGATGTCTTCAGCGGCGCAGAGGGCATTGGCACGGATGGCGTCCCTTACAACGAATGGTGAAGCCGCGCGTCGTCGGGCGCGTGTGTTCCGGCTACTTTCCCAACCTCCCTGGAATAACTCCATGAGTATCTTTGAACGCTTCTGGCGGCGGCTTGTGTTTCCGTCTCCCTCACGCGCCCTGTGTGCACTGACCGCCGAAGGCGTCGTCATGTTTGACCGGCGCACCCGGCAGTCACACTTTCAGCCCTGGGTGGACCAGGCTTTCCAACCGGCCTTTGATACGGAAAACGTCCGCCAGGCCAGGGCGTTTGCCTCCACGTTGATTCAGGGGACGCACGCGCTGGGGTTGGCTGGGGAGCGCCG
This genomic window contains:
- a CDS encoding type II secretion system protein, encoding MTSGKEEAGLKGTCTEGASGHLWARRDRGFTILELVIVMTIMSILLTVSIPIYRTLLVRARETVLRENLFKMRDAINRYTYDKNRAPQTLSDLASAKYLREIPIDPITQSRDTWVVRLEDEPVVPSAPRGIVDVFSGAEGIGTDGVPYNEW
- a CDS encoding type II secretion system protein, producing the protein MGSGRTAQRGSSLLEMIITLAILAILTSAALPLARTAARSRQETELRRALREIRFAIDRYKEFNDQTGGQRIPVELRTPSGYPKNLEVLYEGFVPVGNVDGRKIFFLRRLPIDPMTGKADWQTRSSQDDPDFALSLGDDVFDVRSRSTATALDGTRYDEW